In Rhodamnia argentea isolate NSW1041297 chromosome 4, ASM2092103v1, whole genome shotgun sequence, the following proteins share a genomic window:
- the LOC115744526 gene encoding beta-amyrin 28-monooxygenase-like, translating to MMEVNMYAALLLSFVSFVTISLFGMVYKHLSHFRGNNLPPGKFGLPFLGETLHFLRSGWDGHPEKFIFDRISAYSSQVFKTSILAEPTAVFCGAPGNKFLFSNENKLVTAWWPDSVNKVFPSSLQTSSKEEAKKMRKMLPNFLKPEALQRYIGMMDEIAHRHFAMSWENKDEVVVFPLAKRFTFWLACRVFVSVQDPDHVAKFADPFNDIASGIFSVPIDLPGTPLNKAKHASNFIRKELRAIIKQRKLDLAEGRASATQDILSHMLLATDEDGKHMNEMDIADKILGLLIGGHDTASAACTFIVKYLAELPDVYERVYQEQMEIANSKAPGELLNWDDIQKMRYSWNVACEVLRLAPPLQGAFREALNDFIFNGFSIPKGWKIYWSAHSTHRSAEYFPEPEKFDPSRYDGNGPAPYTFVPFGGGPRMCPGKEYARLEILVFMHNVVKRFKWENLIPDEKIVVDPMPMPAKGLPVRLIPHKA from the exons ATGATGGAGGTGAACATGTATGCGGCTCTGCTCTTGTCCTTCGTCTCCTTCGTCACCATCTCCCTCTTCGGGATGGTGTACAAGCACCTCTCCCACTTCCGGGGCAACAACCTCCCTCCCGGCAAATTCGGCCTCCCCTTCCTCGGTGAGACCCTCCACTTCCTTAGATCCGGATGGGATGGCCACCCCGAGAAGTTCATCTTCGACCGCATCTCCGCCTACTCCTCCCAGGTCTTCAAGACCTCCATCCTGGCCGAGCCCACCGCCGTCTTCTGTGGCGCCCCCGGCAACAAGTTCCTCTTCTCCAACGAGAACAAGCTCGTCACCGCCTGGTGGCCCGACTCCGTCAACAAGGTCTTCCCCTCCTCCCTCCAGACCTCGTCCAAGGAAGAGGCCAAGAAGATGCGCAAGATGCTCCCCAACTTCCTCAAGCCCGAGGCCTTGCAGCGCTACATCGGCATGATGGACGAGATCGCCCACCGCCACTTCGCCATGTCCTGGGAGAACAAGGACGAGGTCGTCGTCTTCCCTCTCGCCAAGCGCTTCACCTTCTGGCTCGCCTGCCGAGTCTTCGTCAGCGTCCAGGACCCCGACCACGTCGCCAAGTTCGCCGACCCTTTCAACGACATCGCCTCCGGGATCTTCTCCGTCCCCATCGACCTGCCGGGGACCCCCCTCAACAAAGCGAAGCACGCCTCCAACTTCATAAGGAAGGAGCTGAGGGCCATCATCAAGCAAAGGAAGCTGGACTTGGCGGAAGGCAGGGCGTCGGCCACTCAGGACATATTGTCGCACATGCTGTTGGCCACGGACGAAGACGGGAAGCACATGAACGAGATGGACATCGCTGATAAGATCTTGGGATTGTTGATCGGGGGCCACGACACTGCCAGTGCTGCCTGTACCTTCATCGTCAAGTACCTCGCCGAGCTTCCCGACGTCTACGAGCGAGTCTACCAGg AGCAAATGGAGATTGCCAACTCGAAAGCCCCAGGGGAGTTGTTGAACTGGGATGACATCCAGAAGATGAGATACTCATGGAACGTGGCGTGCGAGGTGCTGCGATTGGCGCCTCCCCTCCAGGGAGCATTCAGAGAAGCCCTCAATGACTTCATCTTCAACGGTTTCTCCATTCCGAAAGGCTGGAAG ATCTACTGGAGTGCCCATTCGACTCACAGGAGCGCCGAATACTTCCCGGAGCCCGAGAAGTTCGACCCGTCACGATACGATGGGAACGGACCAGCGCCGTACACGTTTGTGCCGTTTGGGGGAGGGCCGAGGATGTGCCCAGGGAAAGAGTACGCGCGCTTGGAGATACTCGTGTTCATGCACAACGTGGTGAAGAGGTTCAAGTGGGAGAATCTCATCCCAGACGAGAAGATTGTGGTTGATCCCATGCCCATGCCTGCCAAGGGTCTCCCCGTTCGCCTCATCCCCCACAAAGCTTGA